The following are encoded together in the Coffea arabica cultivar ET-39 chromosome 1c, Coffea Arabica ET-39 HiFi, whole genome shotgun sequence genome:
- the LOC113714044 gene encoding uncharacterized protein isoform X2: MVIKMAVRLRNFKEIPRLVSKFYPVCYGSYQSSRGGIDNLWLRWLSSSHECLRNNKKLEWSRSLHSQRYSTSREVSPEPLSEADFLSFIQSTLDEHQGYSFRWLNKHEGCKSFFKKDGIFLIVAGEDIGDFVLSGCNPLSMFEKVKSLQQRYPSLQVMGFQYSPSISLNAVPTNLLWRIMAEYILFPVLLSNKCYPQKKDGPCYIMFKGFESPLIYHEKDVDLATLDKAVKILTADHGQISRLVNKLESSWANRIQIVKEPHHYSSLRNLFLCFPGCISVDEDGNRLFLSDSNHHRIIIFDINAKILDSIGSVPGFEDAEFENAKLMRPAASFYHAPEDCLYFVDSENHAIRRADMERRVVETIYPTNTSKKTTSLWSWVLDKLGKKREVDTPSEAFHSDSLLFPWHLLKSTSNDLFVLNRSFGTLWIVDLACGVIKEVVKGLPKVLEICGEVIVEKSSVLKHVPSDWLQQQLDMTSSLDGIPHSGLLSSVANFKDDLVLCDAVGQMVFKLNGKSGSISSFQFSNFGVLGLPYWFSFPLERVCAAGDVLSEMHIDHIEGFSLLPGRVNILMKILIPEDMDLVEPLDKSCIWCQARGTAMEVSGAESKADSTEKVGVAQQWYDEIDHLTFTTSEGESRTAAETTGENRVVQEGRVCIDCTVSTSPGTSEVIIYAPLYLRLKRSSSSSTDNRVEDAARIADIIDPLRKPARDSVIQFLLSSKRDLKDLIFVKPLHVRLKFDCGDHPKADNSKSVVLTASSIEVNVVAL, from the exons ATGGTAATAAAGATGGCAGTCAGACTTAGGAACTTTAAGGAAATCCCAAGACTCGTTTCCAAGTTTTACCCTG TTTGTTATGGAAGTTACCAATCATCTAGGGGAGGCATTGATAATTTGTGGCTGCGTTGGTTATCTTCGAGTCATGAGTGCTTGAGAAATAACAAGAAGCTCGAATGGAGCAGAAGCCTTCATTCCCAGAG GTACTCAACATCGCGAGAGGTATCACCTGAACCTCTATCTGAAGctgatttcctttcttttattcaatCTACTCTCGATGAACACCAAG GCTATTCCTTTAGGTGGTTAAACAAACATGAGGGGTGCAAGAGTTTCTTTAAGAAAGATGGAATCTTCTTAATTGTTGCTGGTGAAGATATTGGAGATTTTGTGCTATCTGGCTGTAATCCCTTGAGCATGTTTGAGAAGGTTAAATCACTTCAGCAAAG GTATCCTTCTCTACAGGTGATGGGATTCCAATATAGTCCATCAATTTCTTTAAATGCTGTTCCAACAAATTTACTCTGGAGGATCATGGCTGAGTACATTTTGTTTCCCGTTTTATTGTCTAACAAGTGTTATCCTCAG aaaaaaGATGGTCCCTGCTACATAATGTTTAAGGGGTTTGAGAGTCCTTTGATCTATCATGAGAAGGATGTTGATCTTGCAACTCTTGATAAAG CTGTCAAAATCTTAACTGCGGATCATGGTCAGATCTCTAGGTTGGTAAATAAGCTGGAAAGCAGTTGGGCAAATCGAATTCAGATTGTCAAGGAACCACATCACTACTCATCCTTGCGGAATTTGTTTCTTTGCTTCCCAG GTTGTATTTCTGTAGATGAAGATGGAAATCGCTTGTTCCTTTCTGATTCTAACCATCATCGCATCATCATCTTCGATATCAATGCAAAGATTTTGGACTCT ATAGGTTCTGTTCCTGGTTTTGAGGATGCAGAGTTTGAGAATGCCAAGTTGATGCGCCCTGCTGCCTCTTTTTATCATGCTCCTGAGGATTGTTTGTATTTTGTCGACTCGGAG AACCATGCCATAAGGAGAGCTGATATGGAGAGAAGGGTCGTTGAGACAATTTATCCGACGAACACTAGTAAAAAGACTACTAGTTTATGGAGCTGGGTCCTGGATAAGCTTGGGAAGAAGAGAGAAGTAGACACACCATCTGAGGCGTTTCATTCCGATTCATTGTTGTTTCCTTGGCATCTATTAAAGTCAACCAGCAATGATCTCTTTGTTCTCAATCGCAG CTTTGGAACTCTATGGATTGTGGATCTGGCTTGTGGGGTTATTAAAGAAGTGGTAAAAG GTCTTCCGAAGGTTTTGGAAATCTGCGGAGAGGTGATTGTGGAGAAATCATCTGTTTTGAAGCATGTACCTAGTGATTGGTTGCAGCAACAACTAGACATGACTTCCTCACTGGATGGAATTCCTCATTCTGGCTTGTTGTCCTCTGTAGCAAATTTTAAGGATGATTTAGTCCTCTGTGATGCAG TGGGTCAGATGGTATTCAAACTTAATGGAAAATCTGGGTCAATATCAAGCTTTCAATTCTCAAATTTTGGTGTCCTTGGGCTTCCTTATTGGTTCTCATTCCCATTGGAACGAGTTTGTGCAGC GGGTGATGTATTATCCGAAATGCACATTGATCATATAGAAGGTTTCAGCTTGTTGCCAG GTAGAGTAAACATATTGATGAAGATACTGATTCCCGAAGACATGGATCTTGTAGAACCATTGGATAAAAGTTGTATATGGTGCCAGGCAAGAGGAACGGCAATGGAAGTCTCTGGAGCTGAGAGCAAGGCTGATTCTACTGAAAAG GTTGGTGTTGCCCAACAGTGGTATGATGAAATTGACCACCTAACATTCACGACATCAGAAGGGGAATCAAGAACAGCAGCGGAGACCACAGGTGAAAACAGGGTAGTTCAAGAAGGCAGAGTTTGCATTGATTGCACCGTTTCAACAAGTCCTGGAACAAGTGAG GTCATCATATATGCACCACTGTATTTAAGGCTAAAAAGGAGTTCAAGTTCAAGCACTGACAATCGAGTCGAAGATGCAGCCAGGATAGCAGATATTATCGACCCACTGAGAAAGCCTGCTAGAGATTCAGTCATTCAATTCCTGTTGAGTTCGAAAAGGGATCTAAAAGATCTCATATTTGTCAAGCCCTTGCACGTGAGGCTGAAATTTGATTGTGGTGACCACCCAAAAGCCGATAATTCTAAAAGTGTAGTTCTGACAGCCTCCTCTATAGAAGTGAATGTTGTTGCTCTTTGA
- the LOC113714044 gene encoding uncharacterized protein isoform X4: MVIKMAVRLRNFKEIPRLVSKFYPVCYGSYQSSRGGIDNLWLRWLSSSHECLRNNKKLEWSRSLHSQSYFQVLNIARGYSFRWLNKHEGCKSFFKKDGIFLIVAGEDIGDFVLSGCNPLSMFEKVKSLQQRYPSLQVMGFQYSPSISLNAVPTNLLWRIMAEYILFPVLLSNKCYPQKKDGPCYIMFKGFESPLIYHEKDVDLATLDKAVKILTADHGQISRLVNKLESSWANRIQIVKEPHHYSSLRNLFLCFPGCISVDEDGNRLFLSDSNHHRIIIFDINAKILDSIGSVPGFEDAEFENAKLMRPAASFYHAPEDCLYFVDSENHAIRRADMERRVVETIYPTNTSKKTTSLWSWVLDKLGKKREVDTPSEAFHSDSLLFPWHLLKSTSNDLFVLNRSFGTLWIVDLACGVIKEVVKGLPKVLEICGEVIVEKSSVLKHVPSDWLQQQLDMTSSLDGIPHSGLLSSVANFKDDLVLCDAVGQMVFKLNGKSGSISSFQFSNFGVLGLPYWFSFPLERVCAAGDVLSEMHIDHIEGFSLLPGRVNILMKILIPEDMDLVEPLDKSCIWCQARGTAMEVSGAESKADSTEKVGVAQQWYDEIDHLTFTTSEGESRTAAETTGENRVVQEGRVCIDCTVSTSPGTSEVIIYAPLYLRLKRSSSSSTDNRVEDAARIADIIDPLRKPARDSVIQFLLSSKRDLKDLIFVKPLHVRLKFDCGDHPKADNSKSVVLTASSIEVNVVAL, translated from the exons ATGGTAATAAAGATGGCAGTCAGACTTAGGAACTTTAAGGAAATCCCAAGACTCGTTTCCAAGTTTTACCCTG TTTGTTATGGAAGTTACCAATCATCTAGGGGAGGCATTGATAATTTGTGGCTGCGTTGGTTATCTTCGAGTCATGAGTGCTTGAGAAATAACAAGAAGCTCGAATGGAGCAGAAGCCTTCATTCCCAGAG TTATTTTCAGGTACTCAACATCGCGAGAG GCTATTCCTTTAGGTGGTTAAACAAACATGAGGGGTGCAAGAGTTTCTTTAAGAAAGATGGAATCTTCTTAATTGTTGCTGGTGAAGATATTGGAGATTTTGTGCTATCTGGCTGTAATCCCTTGAGCATGTTTGAGAAGGTTAAATCACTTCAGCAAAG GTATCCTTCTCTACAGGTGATGGGATTCCAATATAGTCCATCAATTTCTTTAAATGCTGTTCCAACAAATTTACTCTGGAGGATCATGGCTGAGTACATTTTGTTTCCCGTTTTATTGTCTAACAAGTGTTATCCTCAG aaaaaaGATGGTCCCTGCTACATAATGTTTAAGGGGTTTGAGAGTCCTTTGATCTATCATGAGAAGGATGTTGATCTTGCAACTCTTGATAAAG CTGTCAAAATCTTAACTGCGGATCATGGTCAGATCTCTAGGTTGGTAAATAAGCTGGAAAGCAGTTGGGCAAATCGAATTCAGATTGTCAAGGAACCACATCACTACTCATCCTTGCGGAATTTGTTTCTTTGCTTCCCAG GTTGTATTTCTGTAGATGAAGATGGAAATCGCTTGTTCCTTTCTGATTCTAACCATCATCGCATCATCATCTTCGATATCAATGCAAAGATTTTGGACTCT ATAGGTTCTGTTCCTGGTTTTGAGGATGCAGAGTTTGAGAATGCCAAGTTGATGCGCCCTGCTGCCTCTTTTTATCATGCTCCTGAGGATTGTTTGTATTTTGTCGACTCGGAG AACCATGCCATAAGGAGAGCTGATATGGAGAGAAGGGTCGTTGAGACAATTTATCCGACGAACACTAGTAAAAAGACTACTAGTTTATGGAGCTGGGTCCTGGATAAGCTTGGGAAGAAGAGAGAAGTAGACACACCATCTGAGGCGTTTCATTCCGATTCATTGTTGTTTCCTTGGCATCTATTAAAGTCAACCAGCAATGATCTCTTTGTTCTCAATCGCAG CTTTGGAACTCTATGGATTGTGGATCTGGCTTGTGGGGTTATTAAAGAAGTGGTAAAAG GTCTTCCGAAGGTTTTGGAAATCTGCGGAGAGGTGATTGTGGAGAAATCATCTGTTTTGAAGCATGTACCTAGTGATTGGTTGCAGCAACAACTAGACATGACTTCCTCACTGGATGGAATTCCTCATTCTGGCTTGTTGTCCTCTGTAGCAAATTTTAAGGATGATTTAGTCCTCTGTGATGCAG TGGGTCAGATGGTATTCAAACTTAATGGAAAATCTGGGTCAATATCAAGCTTTCAATTCTCAAATTTTGGTGTCCTTGGGCTTCCTTATTGGTTCTCATTCCCATTGGAACGAGTTTGTGCAGC GGGTGATGTATTATCCGAAATGCACATTGATCATATAGAAGGTTTCAGCTTGTTGCCAG GTAGAGTAAACATATTGATGAAGATACTGATTCCCGAAGACATGGATCTTGTAGAACCATTGGATAAAAGTTGTATATGGTGCCAGGCAAGAGGAACGGCAATGGAAGTCTCTGGAGCTGAGAGCAAGGCTGATTCTACTGAAAAG GTTGGTGTTGCCCAACAGTGGTATGATGAAATTGACCACCTAACATTCACGACATCAGAAGGGGAATCAAGAACAGCAGCGGAGACCACAGGTGAAAACAGGGTAGTTCAAGAAGGCAGAGTTTGCATTGATTGCACCGTTTCAACAAGTCCTGGAACAAGTGAG GTCATCATATATGCACCACTGTATTTAAGGCTAAAAAGGAGTTCAAGTTCAAGCACTGACAATCGAGTCGAAGATGCAGCCAGGATAGCAGATATTATCGACCCACTGAGAAAGCCTGCTAGAGATTCAGTCATTCAATTCCTGTTGAGTTCGAAAAGGGATCTAAAAGATCTCATATTTGTCAAGCCCTTGCACGTGAGGCTGAAATTTGATTGTGGTGACCACCCAAAAGCCGATAATTCTAAAAGTGTAGTTCTGACAGCCTCCTCTATAGAAGTGAATGTTGTTGCTCTTTGA
- the LOC113714044 gene encoding uncharacterized protein isoform X1: MVIKMAVRLRNFKEIPRLVSKFYPALLLSYFLLVCYGSYQSSRGGIDNLWLRWLSSSHECLRNNKKLEWSRSLHSQRYSTSREVSPEPLSEADFLSFIQSTLDEHQGYSFRWLNKHEGCKSFFKKDGIFLIVAGEDIGDFVLSGCNPLSMFEKVKSLQQRYPSLQVMGFQYSPSISLNAVPTNLLWRIMAEYILFPVLLSNKCYPQKKDGPCYIMFKGFESPLIYHEKDVDLATLDKAVKILTADHGQISRLVNKLESSWANRIQIVKEPHHYSSLRNLFLCFPGCISVDEDGNRLFLSDSNHHRIIIFDINAKILDSIGSVPGFEDAEFENAKLMRPAASFYHAPEDCLYFVDSENHAIRRADMERRVVETIYPTNTSKKTTSLWSWVLDKLGKKREVDTPSEAFHSDSLLFPWHLLKSTSNDLFVLNRSFGTLWIVDLACGVIKEVVKGLPKVLEICGEVIVEKSSVLKHVPSDWLQQQLDMTSSLDGIPHSGLLSSVANFKDDLVLCDAVGQMVFKLNGKSGSISSFQFSNFGVLGLPYWFSFPLERVCAAGDVLSEMHIDHIEGFSLLPGRVNILMKILIPEDMDLVEPLDKSCIWCQARGTAMEVSGAESKADSTEKVGVAQQWYDEIDHLTFTTSEGESRTAAETTGENRVVQEGRVCIDCTVSTSPGTSEVIIYAPLYLRLKRSSSSSTDNRVEDAARIADIIDPLRKPARDSVIQFLLSSKRDLKDLIFVKPLHVRLKFDCGDHPKADNSKSVVLTASSIEVNVVAL; the protein is encoded by the exons ATGGTAATAAAGATGGCAGTCAGACTTAGGAACTTTAAGGAAATCCCAAGACTCGTTTCCAAGTTTTACCCTG CTCTTTTGCTTTCCTATTTCTTGTTAGTTTGTTATGGAAGTTACCAATCATCTAGGGGAGGCATTGATAATTTGTGGCTGCGTTGGTTATCTTCGAGTCATGAGTGCTTGAGAAATAACAAGAAGCTCGAATGGAGCAGAAGCCTTCATTCCCAGAG GTACTCAACATCGCGAGAGGTATCACCTGAACCTCTATCTGAAGctgatttcctttcttttattcaatCTACTCTCGATGAACACCAAG GCTATTCCTTTAGGTGGTTAAACAAACATGAGGGGTGCAAGAGTTTCTTTAAGAAAGATGGAATCTTCTTAATTGTTGCTGGTGAAGATATTGGAGATTTTGTGCTATCTGGCTGTAATCCCTTGAGCATGTTTGAGAAGGTTAAATCACTTCAGCAAAG GTATCCTTCTCTACAGGTGATGGGATTCCAATATAGTCCATCAATTTCTTTAAATGCTGTTCCAACAAATTTACTCTGGAGGATCATGGCTGAGTACATTTTGTTTCCCGTTTTATTGTCTAACAAGTGTTATCCTCAG aaaaaaGATGGTCCCTGCTACATAATGTTTAAGGGGTTTGAGAGTCCTTTGATCTATCATGAGAAGGATGTTGATCTTGCAACTCTTGATAAAG CTGTCAAAATCTTAACTGCGGATCATGGTCAGATCTCTAGGTTGGTAAATAAGCTGGAAAGCAGTTGGGCAAATCGAATTCAGATTGTCAAGGAACCACATCACTACTCATCCTTGCGGAATTTGTTTCTTTGCTTCCCAG GTTGTATTTCTGTAGATGAAGATGGAAATCGCTTGTTCCTTTCTGATTCTAACCATCATCGCATCATCATCTTCGATATCAATGCAAAGATTTTGGACTCT ATAGGTTCTGTTCCTGGTTTTGAGGATGCAGAGTTTGAGAATGCCAAGTTGATGCGCCCTGCTGCCTCTTTTTATCATGCTCCTGAGGATTGTTTGTATTTTGTCGACTCGGAG AACCATGCCATAAGGAGAGCTGATATGGAGAGAAGGGTCGTTGAGACAATTTATCCGACGAACACTAGTAAAAAGACTACTAGTTTATGGAGCTGGGTCCTGGATAAGCTTGGGAAGAAGAGAGAAGTAGACACACCATCTGAGGCGTTTCATTCCGATTCATTGTTGTTTCCTTGGCATCTATTAAAGTCAACCAGCAATGATCTCTTTGTTCTCAATCGCAG CTTTGGAACTCTATGGATTGTGGATCTGGCTTGTGGGGTTATTAAAGAAGTGGTAAAAG GTCTTCCGAAGGTTTTGGAAATCTGCGGAGAGGTGATTGTGGAGAAATCATCTGTTTTGAAGCATGTACCTAGTGATTGGTTGCAGCAACAACTAGACATGACTTCCTCACTGGATGGAATTCCTCATTCTGGCTTGTTGTCCTCTGTAGCAAATTTTAAGGATGATTTAGTCCTCTGTGATGCAG TGGGTCAGATGGTATTCAAACTTAATGGAAAATCTGGGTCAATATCAAGCTTTCAATTCTCAAATTTTGGTGTCCTTGGGCTTCCTTATTGGTTCTCATTCCCATTGGAACGAGTTTGTGCAGC GGGTGATGTATTATCCGAAATGCACATTGATCATATAGAAGGTTTCAGCTTGTTGCCAG GTAGAGTAAACATATTGATGAAGATACTGATTCCCGAAGACATGGATCTTGTAGAACCATTGGATAAAAGTTGTATATGGTGCCAGGCAAGAGGAACGGCAATGGAAGTCTCTGGAGCTGAGAGCAAGGCTGATTCTACTGAAAAG GTTGGTGTTGCCCAACAGTGGTATGATGAAATTGACCACCTAACATTCACGACATCAGAAGGGGAATCAAGAACAGCAGCGGAGACCACAGGTGAAAACAGGGTAGTTCAAGAAGGCAGAGTTTGCATTGATTGCACCGTTTCAACAAGTCCTGGAACAAGTGAG GTCATCATATATGCACCACTGTATTTAAGGCTAAAAAGGAGTTCAAGTTCAAGCACTGACAATCGAGTCGAAGATGCAGCCAGGATAGCAGATATTATCGACCCACTGAGAAAGCCTGCTAGAGATTCAGTCATTCAATTCCTGTTGAGTTCGAAAAGGGATCTAAAAGATCTCATATTTGTCAAGCCCTTGCACGTGAGGCTGAAATTTGATTGTGGTGACCACCCAAAAGCCGATAATTCTAAAAGTGTAGTTCTGACAGCCTCCTCTATAGAAGTGAATGTTGTTGCTCTTTGA
- the LOC113714044 gene encoding uncharacterized protein isoform X5, whose product MEQKPSFPEVLNIARGYSFRWLNKHEGCKSFFKKDGIFLIVAGEDIGDFVLSGCNPLSMFEKVKSLQQRYPSLQVMGFQYSPSISLNAVPTNLLWRIMAEYILFPVLLSNKCYPQKKDGPCYIMFKGFESPLIYHEKDVDLATLDKAVKILTADHGQISRLVNKLESSWANRIQIVKEPHHYSSLRNLFLCFPGCISVDEDGNRLFLSDSNHHRIIIFDINAKILDSIGSVPGFEDAEFENAKLMRPAASFYHAPEDCLYFVDSENHAIRRADMERRVVETIYPTNTSKKTTSLWSWVLDKLGKKREVDTPSEAFHSDSLLFPWHLLKSTSNDLFVLNRSFGTLWIVDLACGVIKEVVKGLPKVLEICGEVIVEKSSVLKHVPSDWLQQQLDMTSSLDGIPHSGLLSSVANFKDDLVLCDAVGQMVFKLNGKSGSISSFQFSNFGVLGLPYWFSFPLERVCAAGDVLSEMHIDHIEGFSLLPGRVNILMKILIPEDMDLVEPLDKSCIWCQARGTAMEVSGAESKADSTEKVGVAQQWYDEIDHLTFTTSEGESRTAAETTGENRVVQEGRVCIDCTVSTSPGTSEVIIYAPLYLRLKRSSSSSTDNRVEDAARIADIIDPLRKPARDSVIQFLLSSKRDLKDLIFVKPLHVRLKFDCGDHPKADNSKSVVLTASSIEVNVVAL is encoded by the exons ATGGAGCAGAAGCCTTCATTCCCAGAG GTACTCAACATCGCGAGAG GCTATTCCTTTAGGTGGTTAAACAAACATGAGGGGTGCAAGAGTTTCTTTAAGAAAGATGGAATCTTCTTAATTGTTGCTGGTGAAGATATTGGAGATTTTGTGCTATCTGGCTGTAATCCCTTGAGCATGTTTGAGAAGGTTAAATCACTTCAGCAAAG GTATCCTTCTCTACAGGTGATGGGATTCCAATATAGTCCATCAATTTCTTTAAATGCTGTTCCAACAAATTTACTCTGGAGGATCATGGCTGAGTACATTTTGTTTCCCGTTTTATTGTCTAACAAGTGTTATCCTCAG aaaaaaGATGGTCCCTGCTACATAATGTTTAAGGGGTTTGAGAGTCCTTTGATCTATCATGAGAAGGATGTTGATCTTGCAACTCTTGATAAAG CTGTCAAAATCTTAACTGCGGATCATGGTCAGATCTCTAGGTTGGTAAATAAGCTGGAAAGCAGTTGGGCAAATCGAATTCAGATTGTCAAGGAACCACATCACTACTCATCCTTGCGGAATTTGTTTCTTTGCTTCCCAG GTTGTATTTCTGTAGATGAAGATGGAAATCGCTTGTTCCTTTCTGATTCTAACCATCATCGCATCATCATCTTCGATATCAATGCAAAGATTTTGGACTCT ATAGGTTCTGTTCCTGGTTTTGAGGATGCAGAGTTTGAGAATGCCAAGTTGATGCGCCCTGCTGCCTCTTTTTATCATGCTCCTGAGGATTGTTTGTATTTTGTCGACTCGGAG AACCATGCCATAAGGAGAGCTGATATGGAGAGAAGGGTCGTTGAGACAATTTATCCGACGAACACTAGTAAAAAGACTACTAGTTTATGGAGCTGGGTCCTGGATAAGCTTGGGAAGAAGAGAGAAGTAGACACACCATCTGAGGCGTTTCATTCCGATTCATTGTTGTTTCCTTGGCATCTATTAAAGTCAACCAGCAATGATCTCTTTGTTCTCAATCGCAG CTTTGGAACTCTATGGATTGTGGATCTGGCTTGTGGGGTTATTAAAGAAGTGGTAAAAG GTCTTCCGAAGGTTTTGGAAATCTGCGGAGAGGTGATTGTGGAGAAATCATCTGTTTTGAAGCATGTACCTAGTGATTGGTTGCAGCAACAACTAGACATGACTTCCTCACTGGATGGAATTCCTCATTCTGGCTTGTTGTCCTCTGTAGCAAATTTTAAGGATGATTTAGTCCTCTGTGATGCAG TGGGTCAGATGGTATTCAAACTTAATGGAAAATCTGGGTCAATATCAAGCTTTCAATTCTCAAATTTTGGTGTCCTTGGGCTTCCTTATTGGTTCTCATTCCCATTGGAACGAGTTTGTGCAGC GGGTGATGTATTATCCGAAATGCACATTGATCATATAGAAGGTTTCAGCTTGTTGCCAG GTAGAGTAAACATATTGATGAAGATACTGATTCCCGAAGACATGGATCTTGTAGAACCATTGGATAAAAGTTGTATATGGTGCCAGGCAAGAGGAACGGCAATGGAAGTCTCTGGAGCTGAGAGCAAGGCTGATTCTACTGAAAAG GTTGGTGTTGCCCAACAGTGGTATGATGAAATTGACCACCTAACATTCACGACATCAGAAGGGGAATCAAGAACAGCAGCGGAGACCACAGGTGAAAACAGGGTAGTTCAAGAAGGCAGAGTTTGCATTGATTGCACCGTTTCAACAAGTCCTGGAACAAGTGAG GTCATCATATATGCACCACTGTATTTAAGGCTAAAAAGGAGTTCAAGTTCAAGCACTGACAATCGAGTCGAAGATGCAGCCAGGATAGCAGATATTATCGACCCACTGAGAAAGCCTGCTAGAGATTCAGTCATTCAATTCCTGTTGAGTTCGAAAAGGGATCTAAAAGATCTCATATTTGTCAAGCCCTTGCACGTGAGGCTGAAATTTGATTGTGGTGACCACCCAAAAGCCGATAATTCTAAAAGTGTAGTTCTGACAGCCTCCTCTATAGAAGTGAATGTTGTTGCTCTTTGA
- the LOC113714044 gene encoding uncharacterized protein isoform X6: MFEKVKSLQQRYPSLQVMGFQYSPSISLNAVPTNLLWRIMAEYILFPVLLSNKCYPQKKDGPCYIMFKGFESPLIYHEKDVDLATLDKAVKILTADHGQISRLVNKLESSWANRIQIVKEPHHYSSLRNLFLCFPGCISVDEDGNRLFLSDSNHHRIIIFDINAKILDSIGSVPGFEDAEFENAKLMRPAASFYHAPEDCLYFVDSENHAIRRADMERRVVETIYPTNTSKKTTSLWSWVLDKLGKKREVDTPSEAFHSDSLLFPWHLLKSTSNDLFVLNRSFGTLWIVDLACGVIKEVVKGLPKVLEICGEVIVEKSSVLKHVPSDWLQQQLDMTSSLDGIPHSGLLSSVANFKDDLVLCDAVGQMVFKLNGKSGSISSFQFSNFGVLGLPYWFSFPLERVCAAGDVLSEMHIDHIEGFSLLPGRVNILMKILIPEDMDLVEPLDKSCIWCQARGTAMEVSGAESKADSTEKVGVAQQWYDEIDHLTFTTSEGESRTAAETTGENRVVQEGRVCIDCTVSTSPGTSEVIIYAPLYLRLKRSSSSSTDNRVEDAARIADIIDPLRKPARDSVIQFLLSSKRDLKDLIFVKPLHVRLKFDCGDHPKADNSKSVVLTASSIEVNVVAL, translated from the exons ATGTTTGAGAAGGTTAAATCACTTCAGCAAAG GTATCCTTCTCTACAGGTGATGGGATTCCAATATAGTCCATCAATTTCTTTAAATGCTGTTCCAACAAATTTACTCTGGAGGATCATGGCTGAGTACATTTTGTTTCCCGTTTTATTGTCTAACAAGTGTTATCCTCAG aaaaaaGATGGTCCCTGCTACATAATGTTTAAGGGGTTTGAGAGTCCTTTGATCTATCATGAGAAGGATGTTGATCTTGCAACTCTTGATAAAG CTGTCAAAATCTTAACTGCGGATCATGGTCAGATCTCTAGGTTGGTAAATAAGCTGGAAAGCAGTTGGGCAAATCGAATTCAGATTGTCAAGGAACCACATCACTACTCATCCTTGCGGAATTTGTTTCTTTGCTTCCCAG GTTGTATTTCTGTAGATGAAGATGGAAATCGCTTGTTCCTTTCTGATTCTAACCATCATCGCATCATCATCTTCGATATCAATGCAAAGATTTTGGACTCT ATAGGTTCTGTTCCTGGTTTTGAGGATGCAGAGTTTGAGAATGCCAAGTTGATGCGCCCTGCTGCCTCTTTTTATCATGCTCCTGAGGATTGTTTGTATTTTGTCGACTCGGAG AACCATGCCATAAGGAGAGCTGATATGGAGAGAAGGGTCGTTGAGACAATTTATCCGACGAACACTAGTAAAAAGACTACTAGTTTATGGAGCTGGGTCCTGGATAAGCTTGGGAAGAAGAGAGAAGTAGACACACCATCTGAGGCGTTTCATTCCGATTCATTGTTGTTTCCTTGGCATCTATTAAAGTCAACCAGCAATGATCTCTTTGTTCTCAATCGCAG CTTTGGAACTCTATGGATTGTGGATCTGGCTTGTGGGGTTATTAAAGAAGTGGTAAAAG GTCTTCCGAAGGTTTTGGAAATCTGCGGAGAGGTGATTGTGGAGAAATCATCTGTTTTGAAGCATGTACCTAGTGATTGGTTGCAGCAACAACTAGACATGACTTCCTCACTGGATGGAATTCCTCATTCTGGCTTGTTGTCCTCTGTAGCAAATTTTAAGGATGATTTAGTCCTCTGTGATGCAG TGGGTCAGATGGTATTCAAACTTAATGGAAAATCTGGGTCAATATCAAGCTTTCAATTCTCAAATTTTGGTGTCCTTGGGCTTCCTTATTGGTTCTCATTCCCATTGGAACGAGTTTGTGCAGC GGGTGATGTATTATCCGAAATGCACATTGATCATATAGAAGGTTTCAGCTTGTTGCCAG GTAGAGTAAACATATTGATGAAGATACTGATTCCCGAAGACATGGATCTTGTAGAACCATTGGATAAAAGTTGTATATGGTGCCAGGCAAGAGGAACGGCAATGGAAGTCTCTGGAGCTGAGAGCAAGGCTGATTCTACTGAAAAG GTTGGTGTTGCCCAACAGTGGTATGATGAAATTGACCACCTAACATTCACGACATCAGAAGGGGAATCAAGAACAGCAGCGGAGACCACAGGTGAAAACAGGGTAGTTCAAGAAGGCAGAGTTTGCATTGATTGCACCGTTTCAACAAGTCCTGGAACAAGTGAG GTCATCATATATGCACCACTGTATTTAAGGCTAAAAAGGAGTTCAAGTTCAAGCACTGACAATCGAGTCGAAGATGCAGCCAGGATAGCAGATATTATCGACCCACTGAGAAAGCCTGCTAGAGATTCAGTCATTCAATTCCTGTTGAGTTCGAAAAGGGATCTAAAAGATCTCATATTTGTCAAGCCCTTGCACGTGAGGCTGAAATTTGATTGTGGTGACCACCCAAAAGCCGATAATTCTAAAAGTGTAGTTCTGACAGCCTCCTCTATAGAAGTGAATGTTGTTGCTCTTTGA